The genome window GGGATGACCAGACGCACGTCATGACCCAACCGCGCCAGCTCCAGCGGCAGCGCCCCGGCCACGTCGGCCAACCCGCCGGTCTTCGCGAACGGGACCGCTTCCGAGGAGGCCATTAGAATCTTCAACGGCTTGGAGTCGCGCGGAGAGATCGCCATCAGAGCAATCGCCGGCTCTTCGGTTGCTCCGGTTTCACCGGTTGGCACTCGTCGCACTGGCAGATCCGGCGCAGGAACGTATAGGAATAGATGCCGGTGTCGTGACCGTCGCTCCATTTGAACCGCAAGGCGTATCGCCCGACCGGCTCGACGTCCTGCAGCAGGATCAACAGCGGGACATCGTCGGGCTTGAGGCGCAGCTTGCCGGTCCACTCATCCGTGCACGCCGCGCAAGGGCAATGTTGGCGCAGATAGCGGACCGGATATACGCCCTTGTGGCCGTCGCTCCAGACAATGCCGAGCACGCCTTTGTCAATCCACTCCATGTCCTTCGGTTCAAGTACGGTCGTCGTCATGTCCGGTCGTCACCGTAGCTTCGTCGTGGAATCGTCCGCTATCTGATCACCCGGATGGGACTCTACCAGAACCGTCCTGGGTCCCACAAGCCGACGGTGGCTCCCGTGAGCGATCGCTCCCGCCGCGCATGAAACGCCCCCTCTCCTCCCCCATCACCCGTTGCAACTTGCAGAGCAACGGGTCCTCGGGGGGATAAAGGTGAGGGGGGCCTCGGACGGGACATTTTCATTCTGCAGGGTGAGTCGCA of Nitrospirota bacterium contains these proteins:
- a CDS encoding DUF971 domain-containing protein, whose product is MTTTVLEPKDMEWIDKGVLGIVWSDGHKGVYPVRYLRQHCPCAACTDEWTGKLRLKPDDVPLLILLQDVEPVGRYALRFKWSDGHDTGIYSYTFLRRICQCDECQPVKPEQPKSRRLL